Part of the Polaribacter sp. Hel1_33_78 genome is shown below.
TAAATGATAACAATAATAAAAATATAGAAGAAATATTGTTTAAAATCCAATCGAGTATTGAAATCTGTAAAATATTAACTATTGACGTTGAAAAAATTAAAAAAGTAGAAGAAAAACTAAAAAAAGTTTTATCGAGACAATAACAAAAATTCAACCAGATTGGAATTTCTTTAAAACCGAATCAGGAACCTTATTTGGTAATCAATTAAAAAAGTTTGGAAATATTTTCACTACAAATTATGATTTAAATCTATATTATTTAATGGTACAATCTAAAATGGGTTGATAAATCATTCTGACAACTTCTCTAATGATGGAAATTATTTGAAATTTGATAATGAAAACAATGAAATACATAGACATCACATTTATTATTTACACGGAAACATAATGTTGTTCAGTAATGAAGATAATGTGTACAAAGTAAGACATTCACAAGGTCAAAGAATAGTTTCACAAATTGAAGAAAACTTAAATAATAACTATCTCCCTTTAATCATAACTGAGGGAAACTCTGAACATAAATTA
Proteins encoded:
- a CDS encoding DUF4917 family protein, with the protein product MINHSDNFSNDGNYLKFDNENNEIHRHHIYYLHGNIMLFSNEDNVYKVRHSQGQRIVSQIEENLNNNYLPLIITEGNSEHKLNKINGNKYLRFCFKEFNKLKSLVIFGHSLSEFDKHILDVINDSKKRVYYGLNKPTNEKLTK